One window from the genome of Dyella sp. A6 encodes:
- a CDS encoding adenylosuccinate synthase, whose protein sequence is MGKSVVILGAQWGDEGKGKIVDLLTEQVGAVARFQGGHNAGHTLVIGGKKTVLHLIPSGILRDDALCLIGNGVVLSPAALKSEIEELEANGVNVRPRLKISPATPLIMPYHIAVDKAREAKAGKGAIGTTGRGIGPAYEDKVARRSIRVADLMYPHELPEKIKAAVEYHNFILTQWLNAEPVDYQTVLDEALTYSEFIRPMVDDVATILHDVRKDGGHILYEGAQGALLDIDHGTYPYVTSSNTTVGGALAGTGVGAGDIDYVLGICKAYATRVGGGPFPTELHDEMGERLRQVGHEFGASTGRPRRCGWIDLVALKRAVQINGINGLAITKLDVLDGLPSIKVCIAYEYRGKRRELAPLDADGWAECKPVYLEFPGWEESTAGIREWDKLPPAARAYLRALEELSGCRIALVATGADRDDTIILDDPFA, encoded by the coding sequence ATGGGCAAGTCAGTCGTAATTCTCGGGGCCCAGTGGGGCGACGAGGGCAAGGGCAAGATCGTCGACCTGCTGACCGAGCAGGTCGGAGCGGTGGCGCGTTTCCAGGGCGGTCACAACGCCGGTCACACGCTGGTGATCGGCGGCAAGAAGACCGTGCTGCATCTGATCCCTTCGGGCATCCTGCGCGACGACGCGCTGTGCCTGATCGGCAACGGCGTGGTGCTGAGCCCGGCCGCGCTGAAGAGCGAGATCGAGGAACTGGAAGCCAACGGCGTCAACGTGCGCCCGCGCCTGAAGATCAGCCCGGCTACGCCGCTGATCATGCCGTACCACATCGCCGTCGATAAGGCGCGCGAAGCCAAGGCCGGCAAGGGCGCCATCGGCACCACCGGCCGCGGCATCGGTCCGGCCTACGAAGACAAGGTCGCCCGCCGCTCCATCCGCGTCGCCGACCTGATGTATCCGCACGAGCTGCCCGAGAAGATCAAGGCCGCCGTCGAATACCACAACTTCATCCTCACCCAGTGGCTCAACGCCGAGCCGGTCGACTACCAGACCGTGCTGGACGAAGCGCTGACCTACAGTGAGTTCATCCGCCCGATGGTCGACGATGTCGCCACCATCCTGCACGACGTGCGCAAGGACGGCGGCCACATCCTGTACGAAGGCGCGCAGGGCGCGCTGCTGGACATCGACCACGGCACCTACCCGTACGTCACCTCGTCCAATACCACCGTGGGCGGCGCGCTGGCCGGTACCGGCGTGGGCGCGGGCGACATCGACTACGTGCTGGGCATCTGCAAGGCCTACGCCACCCGCGTCGGCGGCGGCCCGTTCCCCACCGAGCTGCACGACGAGATGGGCGAGCGCCTACGCCAGGTCGGCCACGAGTTCGGCGCCAGCACCGGCCGTCCGCGCCGCTGTGGCTGGATCGACCTGGTCGCGCTGAAGCGCGCCGTGCAGATCAACGGCATCAACGGACTGGCCATCACCAAGCTCGACGTGCTCGACGGTCTGCCCAGCATCAAGGTCTGCATCGCCTACGAATACCGCGGCAAGCGCCGCGAGCTGGCGCCGCTGGACGCCGATGGCTGGGCCGAGTGCAAGCCGGTCTACCTGGAGTTCCCCGGCTGGGAAGAGTCCACCGCCGGCATCCGCGAGTGGGACAAGCTGCCGCCCGCCGCCCGCGCCTACCTGCGTGCCTTGGAGGAACTCTCCGGCTGCCGCATCGCCCTCGTCGCCACCGGCGCCGATCGCGACGACACCATCATCCTGGACGATCCGTTCGCCTGA
- a CDS encoding type I restriction endonuclease subunit R, with protein MVSNTKEIALEQAIERHLTGTTTEELATGGAESGPCRIGRPADFDANLALDTRLFWAFLEATQGQALERLKDRNPADWQAKVLGQFDKLVKRKGVLHVLKKGLPVDDAHFTLMYPAPLASSAQRVHDNFAANIWSVTRQVHHSLANPNESVDMVLFLNGLPVVTLELKNPWTHQTARYHGQKQYRERDASQTLMQFGRTLVHMAADTDEVWMTTKLAGGSTWFLPFNKGHHEGAGNPPNPNGHKTAYLWEEVFQPASMAGIIQHFVLLEGKPADPLAKKTLIFPRYHQLDVVRQLLRHAAGHGVGQSYLIQHSAGSGKSNSITWTAYQLIETYPDALGLPGARALDAPLFDSVIVVTDRRLLDKQLRDNIRDFSEVKNIVAPAMRAADLKAALESGKKIIITTIQKFPFIIDGIADLSDKRFAVIIDEAHSSQSGTAHDRMNQAMGGGSSDDPDEDDPQDRILAAMQARKMRGNASYFAFTATPKNTTLEKFGARQPDGSFKPFHLYSMKQAIEEGFILDVLANYTTYKSYYEIEKSIRENPRFDTVKAQKKLRAYVERSQQTINTKAEVMLDHFIGSVVNAKKLRGQARGMIVTQNIESAIRYYKAVQSELARRGNPFQALIAFSGEKEVDGIKYTEAELNGFPEDKTRFYFDGYDDKGQPMVLSGQNVENTFRLLVVANKYLTGFDQPKLCAMYVDKKLQLVLAVQALSRLNRSSPRLGKRTEDLFVLDFFNSTKDIKDAFDPFFTVTTLSEATDVNVLHELKATLDDAGVYEWAEVEEFCTRFFSNEDAQKLSPLIDTAAARFNDELELEDKDKIDYKIKVKQFVKIYGQMASIMPFEVLAWEKLFWFLKFLIPKLKIKDPDEDALDELLEAVDLSSYGLQRTKLHQAIGLDPGASELYPQNPNPRGYRGGDVQEDPLEDIIRSFNERWFQGWSATPEEQRVKFLNIVDSVKAHPDFEEKFSDNPDPYARELAFEKIMKDVMLRRRKEELELYKLHAQDDAFRLALYHSVREVLSVGAHKLESAPE; from the coding sequence ATGGTCAGCAACACCAAGGAAATCGCGCTGGAACAGGCCATCGAACGGCACCTGACCGGCACCACCACAGAGGAGCTGGCCACAGGCGGCGCCGAGAGTGGCCCCTGCCGCATCGGCCGTCCTGCTGACTTCGACGCCAACCTCGCGCTCGACACGCGCCTGTTCTGGGCCTTCCTCGAGGCGACCCAGGGCCAGGCGCTGGAGCGGCTAAAGGACCGCAACCCTGCCGACTGGCAGGCCAAGGTCCTCGGGCAGTTCGACAAGCTGGTGAAGCGCAAGGGCGTGCTGCATGTGCTGAAGAAGGGCCTGCCGGTCGATGACGCGCATTTCACCCTGATGTATCCGGCGCCGCTGGCCAGCTCCGCGCAAAGGGTGCACGACAACTTCGCCGCCAATATCTGGAGTGTGACCCGGCAGGTGCATCACAGTCTGGCGAATCCGAATGAGTCGGTGGACATGGTGCTGTTCCTCAACGGCCTGCCAGTCGTCACTCTGGAGTTGAAGAACCCCTGGACCCACCAGACCGCCCGCTATCACGGGCAAAAGCAGTACCGCGAGCGTGATGCCTCGCAGACTTTGATGCAGTTCGGTCGCACGCTGGTCCACATGGCCGCCGATACGGACGAAGTCTGGATGACGACCAAGCTGGCGGGCGGCTCCACATGGTTCCTGCCGTTCAACAAGGGTCACCACGAGGGCGCGGGCAACCCACCCAACCCCAACGGCCACAAGACCGCCTATCTGTGGGAAGAGGTCTTCCAGCCGGCCAGCATGGCCGGAATCATCCAGCATTTCGTGCTGTTGGAAGGCAAGCCGGCCGATCCGTTGGCGAAGAAAACCCTGATCTTCCCGCGCTACCACCAGCTGGATGTGGTGCGGCAGTTGCTACGTCACGCCGCCGGGCATGGCGTGGGACAGAGCTATCTGATCCAGCATTCGGCCGGTTCGGGCAAGTCCAACAGCATCACGTGGACGGCCTATCAGTTGATTGAGACCTATCCAGATGCATTGGGTCTTCCCGGTGCACGAGCGCTGGACGCGCCGTTGTTCGACAGTGTGATCGTGGTGACCGATCGCCGCCTGTTGGACAAGCAGCTGCGCGACAACATCCGGGACTTTTCCGAGGTGAAGAACATAGTCGCGCCGGCGATGCGCGCGGCCGATCTCAAGGCTGCGCTGGAAAGCGGCAAGAAGATCATCATCACCACGATCCAGAAATTCCCTTTCATCATCGACGGTATTGCCGATCTCAGCGACAAGCGTTTTGCCGTGATCATCGACGAGGCCCACAGCAGCCAGAGCGGCACGGCCCACGACCGCATGAACCAGGCCATGGGCGGCGGCAGTAGCGATGACCCCGATGAAGACGATCCGCAGGACCGAATTCTGGCGGCGATGCAGGCGCGCAAGATGCGCGGCAATGCGTCCTACTTCGCCTTCACGGCCACACCGAAGAACACCACGCTGGAAAAGTTCGGCGCCAGGCAGCCCGACGGAAGCTTCAAGCCTTTCCATCTCTACAGCATGAAGCAGGCGATCGAGGAGGGCTTCATCCTCGACGTGCTGGCCAACTACACGACCTACAAGAGTTACTACGAGATCGAGAAGTCCATCCGGGAGAACCCCCGCTTCGATACCGTCAAGGCACAGAAGAAGCTGCGCGCCTACGTCGAGCGCAGCCAGCAGACGATCAACACCAAGGCGGAGGTGATGCTGGATCACTTCATCGGCAGTGTGGTCAACGCCAAGAAGCTGCGCGGCCAGGCCAGGGGCATGATTGTCACGCAGAATATCGAGTCGGCGATCCGCTACTACAAGGCCGTGCAGAGCGAGCTGGCGCGTCGAGGGAACCCGTTCCAGGCACTGATCGCATTCTCCGGCGAGAAGGAAGTCGACGGGATCAAGTACACCGAAGCCGAGTTGAACGGTTTTCCCGAAGACAAGACGCGCTTCTATTTCGACGGCTACGACGACAAAGGCCAGCCGATGGTCCTGAGCGGCCAGAATGTCGAGAACACGTTCCGACTGCTGGTTGTGGCGAACAAGTACCTGACGGGCTTCGATCAGCCGAAGCTTTGCGCGATGTATGTTGACAAGAAGCTGCAGCTAGTCCTCGCCGTGCAGGCGCTGTCGCGTCTGAATCGCTCATCCCCGAGGCTGGGCAAACGCACGGAGGACCTCTTCGTGCTCGATTTCTTCAATTCGACCAAAGACATCAAGGACGCCTTCGATCCGTTCTTCACCGTGACCACTCTTTCGGAAGCGACCGACGTGAACGTCCTGCACGAGCTGAAGGCGACGCTCGACGATGCGGGTGTCTATGAATGGGCCGAGGTTGAGGAGTTCTGCACACGCTTCTTCAGCAATGAAGACGCTCAAAAGCTGAGCCCGCTGATCGATACGGCGGCCGCGCGGTTCAACGACGAACTGGAGCTCGAGGACAAGGACAAGATCGACTACAAGATCAAGGTCAAGCAGTTCGTGAAGATCTATGGACAGATGGCATCGATCATGCCCTTCGAGGTGCTGGCTTGGGAGAAGCTGTTCTGGTTCCTGAAATTTCTCATCCCGAAGCTCAAGATCAAGGACCCCGACGAGGATGCGCTCGACGAGTTGCTGGAGGCGGTCGATCTGTCCTCATATGGGTTGCAGCGCACGAAGCTGCATCAGGCTATTGGGCTCGATCCCGGAGCGTCCGAACTCTATCCCCAAAATCCCAACCCGCGCGGCTACCGCGGCGGCGATGTCCAGGAAGACCCGCTTGAGGACATCATCCGCAGTTTCAACGAGCGGTGGTTCCAGGGCTGGAGCGCCACGCCGGAAGAGCAGCGTGTGAAGTTCCTCAACATCGTCGACAGCGTCAAGGCGCATCCGGATTTCGAGGAGAAATTCAGCGATAACCCGGATCCATACGCCCGTGAGCTTGCCTTCGAGAAGATCATGAAAGACGTGATGTTGCGCCGAAGAAAGGAAGAGCTGGAGCTTTACAAGCTTCACGCGCAGGATGATGCATTCCGGTTGGCGCTATACCACAGCGTGCGAGAAGTGTTATCAGTTGGTGCGCACAAGCTTGAGTCCGCGCCTGAATGA
- a CDS encoding type II toxin-antitoxin system HipA family toxin: MNGLYVGRWERTRSGADQLTYDADWMAAPEGRPLSLSLPFTVAGTRGKAAPLPSATVAAYFDNLLPDNDRILRRLRDRYDAASTASFDLLAAVGRDCAGALQLVPAGTEPKDVYRIDAVPLTKAEVAQVLRDTTLAGPLGQREREAFRLSIAGAQEKTALLWHGGQWCIPRQSTPSTHLFKLPLGLVGNMRADMRDSVEIEWLSMEIARAFGFDVARTAIGRFEDQKALIVQRFDRTLAGDGSWWIRNPQEDFCQALGVPPGRKYETDGGPGIRQIMEVLRGSEDALADRETFFKSQLLFWLMAATDGHAKNFSLFLLPGGRYRMTPLYDVLSAYPIMGRGTNRLNPREARLAMAVTGKNRHYHLQEIHRWHWVEMGSALGLPEVPALIDAVLGKMPAVLDGVASRLPDGFPIAVFEAVSAGMAAAARRLGSEPDKRRIGQEA, from the coding sequence ATGAATGGCCTGTATGTCGGCCGCTGGGAGCGCACGCGTAGTGGCGCGGATCAGCTCACCTACGACGCCGACTGGATGGCAGCGCCGGAAGGGCGCCCGCTGTCGCTCTCGTTGCCATTCACTGTCGCGGGCACTCGCGGTAAGGCTGCGCCTCTGCCCTCCGCGACCGTGGCAGCGTATTTCGACAACTTGCTTCCAGATAACGATCGCATCCTGCGTCGGCTACGTGATCGCTACGACGCGGCAAGTACGGCATCCTTCGACCTGTTGGCGGCAGTGGGGCGCGACTGTGCCGGTGCCCTGCAACTGGTGCCGGCGGGTACCGAGCCCAAGGACGTCTATCGCATCGATGCTGTTCCTCTGACGAAAGCCGAGGTTGCCCAAGTGCTCCGCGATACCACGCTGGCCGGCCCGCTGGGCCAGCGCGAGCGCGAAGCGTTCCGCCTGTCCATCGCCGGTGCCCAAGAGAAGACCGCACTGCTGTGGCACGGGGGCCAGTGGTGCATCCCGCGGCAATCCACGCCGAGCACGCACCTTTTCAAATTGCCGCTGGGCCTGGTCGGCAACATGCGGGCAGACATGCGCGACTCGGTGGAAATCGAGTGGCTGTCGATGGAGATTGCCCGCGCGTTCGGATTCGACGTCGCCCGAACCGCGATCGGCCGTTTCGAAGACCAGAAGGCGCTCATCGTCCAACGTTTCGACCGCACCCTTGCAGGCGACGGCTCGTGGTGGATACGCAACCCGCAGGAGGATTTCTGCCAGGCGCTGGGCGTGCCGCCGGGCAGGAAATACGAAACCGATGGTGGCCCCGGTATCCGACAGATCATGGAGGTGCTGCGCGGTTCCGAAGATGCACTGGCAGATCGAGAGACATTCTTCAAAAGCCAGCTGCTGTTCTGGCTGATGGCCGCCACTGACGGCCACGCCAAGAACTTCAGCCTGTTCCTGCTACCCGGCGGCCGCTATCGCATGACACCGCTGTATGACGTGCTGTCCGCCTATCCCATCATGGGGCGCGGCACGAATCGCCTGAATCCGCGCGAGGCAAGACTCGCCATGGCGGTAACGGGTAAGAATCGCCACTATCACCTCCAAGAGATTCATCGCTGGCACTGGGTGGAGATGGGCTCGGCTCTGGGTTTGCCGGAGGTCCCTGCGCTCATCGATGCCGTGCTTGGAAAGATGCCGGCCGTATTGGATGGTGTGGCCTCGCGCTTGCCCGATGGGTTTCCGATAGCCGTCTTTGAGGCAGTAAGTGCGGGCATGGCGGCGGCTGCCAGGCGGTTGGGTAGTGAGCCTGACAAGCGCAGGATTGGACAGGAGGCATGA
- a CDS encoding restriction endonuclease subunit S, with protein sequence MNIAAYPKYKSYKTTDVKWIPEAPAHWEVKPLLAAARVVSEANRPDLELLSVYLGRGVIRFSDVEEKRTNATSTDLSKYQVVCPGNLVLNNQQAWRGSVGVSEYTGIVSPAYIVLELSDSFDSRFADYYFQTSTTVSHFLVSSKGVGTIQRNLYWPALRRCSITIPPHPEQRAIATFLDGKCAKIDEAVRIKEEQIKLLRERRQILIQQAVTRGLNPDAPMKDSGIDWIGQIPAHWEIENPKWLFENRKQRAIKGDPQLAATQKYGVIPQDMFMELEGRRVVAVFLDFDILKHVEAGDFVMSMRSFQGGLEYSEYTGCVSSAYVALKPGSQIYARFFKYLFKSKGYIEALQATSNLVRDGQALRFDNFAMVPLPVIPLDEQKFIADRLDEILDKSDRAISIKQDQISALKEYKTSLINAAVTGKIKVC encoded by the coding sequence ATGAACATTGCGGCCTATCCGAAATATAAAAGTTATAAGACCACAGACGTCAAATGGATCCCCGAAGCACCAGCGCATTGGGAAGTCAAACCGCTTTTGGCCGCCGCACGCGTCGTCTCCGAGGCGAACCGGCCAGATCTTGAGCTTCTATCGGTTTACCTTGGCCGGGGCGTAATTCGCTTCTCAGACGTCGAGGAAAAGCGGACTAACGCTACCAGCACCGACCTTTCCAAGTATCAGGTCGTTTGCCCTGGCAATCTTGTTCTCAATAACCAACAGGCTTGGCGTGGTTCCGTAGGTGTGTCCGAGTACACGGGGATCGTAAGCCCTGCCTACATCGTCCTTGAGCTTAGCGATAGCTTTGACTCACGTTTCGCGGATTACTACTTTCAGACCTCGACGACAGTTTCTCACTTCCTGGTAAGTTCGAAAGGTGTGGGCACCATCCAGAGGAACCTTTATTGGCCAGCCTTAAGAAGGTGCTCGATCACAATCCCGCCGCACCCTGAACAACGCGCAATCGCGACGTTTCTGGATGGCAAATGCGCGAAGATCGATGAGGCGGTGCGGATCAAGGAGGAGCAGATCAAGCTCTTGCGCGAGCGAAGGCAGATCTTGATCCAGCAGGCCGTCACCCGCGGCCTGAACCCCGACGCCCCCATGAAGGACAGCGGCATCGACTGGATCGGCCAGATCCCCGCGCATTGGGAGATCGAAAACCCCAAGTGGTTGTTTGAAAACCGTAAGCAAAGAGCAATCAAGGGTGATCCGCAGTTGGCAGCTACCCAGAAATACGGCGTCATACCTCAGGATATGTTCATGGAGCTTGAGGGGCGTCGGGTTGTGGCCGTCTTCTTGGATTTCGACATATTGAAGCACGTTGAAGCAGGCGACTTCGTGATGAGCATGAGGAGTTTTCAGGGCGGTCTTGAATATTCCGAATACACCGGCTGCGTCAGTTCCGCCTATGTCGCTCTCAAACCTGGGTCGCAGATATACGCTCGATTCTTCAAATATCTATTCAAGTCGAAAGGGTATATCGAAGCTCTGCAAGCGACTTCAAACCTTGTTCGTGATGGTCAGGCACTGAGATTCGACAACTTCGCGATGGTTCCGCTTCCCGTCATCCCGCTTGACGAGCAGAAGTTCATTGCTGACCGTTTGGATGAAATTTTAGATAAGTCAGATAGGGCAATTTCAATTAAGCAGGACCAGATTTCCGCACTCAAGGAATACAAGACGAGCCTGATCAACGCGGCAGTCACGGGAAAGATTAAAGTCTGCTAA
- a CDS encoding helix-turn-helix transcriptional regulator, with translation MDIIRLPDQLGPMLRAARLQRGWTQADVARQLGITTQAVSKLESQAGRASFDRIHRLCLLLGLELGIQPKATGVSEGVTSRKAAW, from the coding sequence ATGGACATCATCCGGCTTCCTGACCAGCTTGGCCCCATGCTACGCGCGGCGCGGCTCCAGCGCGGCTGGACCCAGGCCGATGTCGCCCGGCAACTGGGCATTACTACCCAGGCCGTCTCCAAGTTGGAGAGTCAGGCCGGCCGTGCTTCCTTCGATCGCATCCATCGGCTTTGCCTGCTGCTTGGCCTGGAACTGGGAATCCAGCCCAAGGCGACAGGAGTGTCCGAAGGCGTAACGTCCCGCAAGGCAGCGTGGTAA
- a CDS encoding class I SAM-dependent DNA methyltransferase has protein sequence MNHLSHNQLVSFIWRIADDCLRDVYVRGKYRDVILPMVVLRRLDTLLEPTKDAVLAEVRYQKEDMQALELDDEPLCEASGYVFYNTSPWTLKKLYGAATNNQQILLANIEDYLDGFSSNVKEIITRFKLLDQMRHMANKQVLLDVIEKFVSPYINLTPHEVEDPEGNTLPALSNLGMGYVFEELIRKFNEENNEEAGEHFTPREVIHLMTHLVFDPIKDQLPPVMTIYDPACGSGGMLTESQNYIKNADGPIQARGDVYLYGKEINDETYAICKSDMMIKGNNPENIRVGSTLSTDEFSADRFDFMLSNPPYGKSWSSEVKYIKDDKQVIDPRFLVELTDYWGNKETADATPRTSDGQLLFLMEMVNKMKPVGTSPIGSRIASVHNGSSLFTGDAGSGESNIRRYIIENDMLDTIIQLPNNLFYNTGITTYIWLLTNAKPEPRKGKVQLIDANLLYRKLRKNLGDKNCEFSPEHIEAITNAYLAFAPIERAIDANNDPVGIAVKVFDNADFGYYKVTIERPDRRRAAFSAERIATLRFDKSLREPMEWLWAEHGEQVYKPGFLKGQVKPIAKWCEEQGITLNAKQRGKLTDTKRWKALRDVMGAATVLMGDIGTEETADFNAFRSRVSKAIKARELELSASEKNAILNAVSWYDENAEKVIAKRHKLSSAELDELTTHLGCTIDELADFGWYRQKDGSYLTYETATDLRDAESVPLKDSIHRYFLAEVKPHVEEAWINLDSVKIGYEISFNKYFYRHKPLRSLESVTQDILALEKKADGLIADILGVEVESELEPAE, from the coding sequence ATGAATCACCTTTCGCACAACCAGCTTGTTTCCTTTATCTGGCGCATTGCCGACGACTGCCTGCGCGACGTCTACGTTCGCGGCAAGTACCGTGATGTCATCCTGCCCATGGTTGTCTTGCGTCGTCTGGACACGCTTCTGGAGCCGACCAAGGATGCGGTCCTGGCGGAGGTGCGCTACCAGAAGGAGGACATGCAGGCGCTGGAATTGGACGATGAGCCGCTGTGCGAAGCGTCGGGCTACGTGTTCTACAACACCAGCCCGTGGACGCTGAAAAAGCTGTACGGCGCCGCCACCAACAACCAGCAGATCCTGCTGGCCAACATTGAGGACTACCTCGACGGCTTCAGCAGCAACGTCAAGGAGATCATTACCCGCTTCAAGCTGCTCGACCAGATGCGGCACATGGCGAACAAGCAGGTGCTTCTCGACGTCATCGAGAAGTTCGTCTCGCCCTACATCAACCTCACGCCGCACGAGGTGGAAGATCCGGAGGGCAATACGCTGCCCGCCCTGTCCAACCTTGGTATGGGCTATGTCTTCGAAGAGCTGATCCGCAAGTTCAACGAAGAGAACAACGAGGAGGCCGGCGAGCACTTCACCCCGCGCGAGGTGATCCACCTCATGACCCATCTCGTCTTCGATCCGATCAAGGATCAACTGCCGCCGGTCATGACCATCTACGACCCCGCCTGCGGCAGCGGCGGCATGCTCACCGAGTCGCAGAACTACATCAAGAATGCGGACGGCCCGATCCAGGCTCGCGGCGACGTCTATCTCTATGGAAAGGAGATCAACGACGAGACCTACGCCATCTGCAAGTCGGACATGATGATCAAGGGCAACAACCCCGAGAACATCCGGGTCGGCTCCACGCTCTCCACCGATGAATTCTCGGCCGACCGCTTCGACTTCATGCTGTCCAACCCGCCCTACGGGAAAAGCTGGAGCAGCGAGGTCAAATACATCAAGGACGACAAGCAAGTCATCGATCCGCGATTCCTCGTCGAGTTGACCGACTACTGGGGCAACAAGGAAACGGCCGACGCCACGCCGCGCACCTCCGACGGCCAGCTCCTGTTCCTGATGGAAATGGTCAACAAGATGAAGCCCGTGGGCACCAGCCCGATCGGCTCGCGTATCGCCTCGGTCCACAACGGCTCCAGCCTGTTCACCGGCGACGCGGGCAGCGGCGAGTCCAACATCCGCCGCTACATCATCGAGAACGACATGCTGGACACCATCATCCAGCTGCCCAACAACCTGTTCTACAACACCGGCATCACCACCTACATCTGGCTGCTGACCAACGCCAAACCCGAGCCGCGCAAGGGCAAGGTCCAGCTGATCGACGCCAACCTGCTGTACCGCAAGCTGCGCAAGAACCTGGGCGACAAGAACTGCGAATTCTCCCCCGAGCATATTGAAGCGATCACCAACGCCTATCTGGCTTTCGCGCCCATCGAGCGCGCCATCGACGCCAACAACGACCCCGTCGGCATCGCTGTAAAGGTCTTCGACAACGCGGACTTCGGCTACTACAAGGTTACCATCGAGCGCCCCGACCGGCGCCGCGCTGCCTTCAGCGCCGAGCGCATTGCAACATTGCGCTTCGACAAGTCACTTCGTGAGCCGATGGAATGGCTCTGGGCCGAGCATGGCGAACAGGTCTACAAGCCCGGTTTCCTCAAGGGGCAGGTCAAGCCCATCGCCAAGTGGTGTGAAGAGCAGGGCATCACCCTGAACGCCAAGCAGCGCGGCAAGCTGACCGACACCAAGCGCTGGAAGGCCCTGCGCGACGTGATGGGGGCTGCCACGGTACTCATGGGGGACATCGGCACGGAGGAGACAGCGGACTTCAATGCCTTCCGCTCTCGAGTAAGCAAGGCGATAAAGGCCCGCGAGCTCGAACTCTCGGCCTCCGAGAAGAATGCCATCCTCAACGCGGTCAGTTGGTACGACGAGAACGCCGAAAAGGTCATTGCCAAGCGGCACAAGCTCTCAAGCGCTGAGCTGGACGAGCTGACGACCCATCTGGGCTGCACCATCGACGAACTGGCCGATTTCGGCTGGTACCGCCAAAAGGATGGCAGCTACCTGACCTATGAGACCGCGACCGACCTGCGCGATGCGGAAAGCGTGCCATTGAAGGACAGCATCCACCGCTACTTCCTGGCAGAGGTGAAGCCGCATGTGGAGGAGGCCTGGATCAACCTCGACAGCGTGAAGATCGGCTACGAAATCAGCTTCAACAAGTATTTCTACCGGCACAAGCCGCTGCGCAGTCTGGAGTCGGTGACGCAGGACATCCTGGCGTTGGAGAAGAAGGCCGACGGGTTGATCGCGGATATCCTAGGCGTCGAAGTGGAATCGGAGCTGGAGCCGGCGGAATGA